In the Henningerozyma blattae CBS 6284 chromosome 8, complete genome genome, one interval contains:
- the TBLA0H02940 gene encoding uncharacterized protein (similar to Saccharomyces cerevisiae SET4 (YJL105W) and SET3 (YKR029C); ancestral locus Anc_1.256) gives MSSYNSENQYSLLQNASLLLSLSHKNDKGKTDKSNTDKNYKLNITKEKRNGSIPINSVINHPIAPTIANVNNPIVPIAAKDNLIASENKNLMIENKRQLAADALAAAAIIPLPVKSKRKTQSLSKLKISNMVDNGMKINESTSNNISITPTNNTSCSFSDIINKNNDNNTSSAHTASNSLSPTNILEIKNSPHSSPTNLTNRNDSEMFMWSVPDSYLVDEDDFVITCICELDIDDGDLIKCQHCNRFQHKNCYIIGHINQISSTGILNDNSGKCDNKSSKIIETVHYCNICKPRRLNTKLVKEKQIDRIKQLASYPSPNVNNPTINNNQKRTSNVSVTSIGSSQHNNYVSENNSDGIKSSLPSSLGSSSLLSLNNVDQKHSNSYHNDTINFINKNLTSISSVNLDTHPNNNNNTSNFNMHHNINNILNTIDSTEATNHNYNINTPRRQIFKDKYVQNFILHHKNDDWVISYPSNIFTPIPMERRPLSTSSIFSSPILNTNRSANNSDDDDLTTNSYNNTNIVASSKLGVFLKSPCGEGEFLQEIFGEIDFQKNYISNPKNYYRMWAVPKPKYIFHDHWPLFINCKTNNNLTKFIRRSCNPNVTMSTIRLSNIQANGSISSQTSKSVDEEVKFVLKSLRPIDIDEEITIGWQWDLRHPIWKLINKTCTFESLSQIEKFNLILSIDAILSSYECACQKNDPNCMLLTVKSYSNGLHLKSKSTFKEVLNERLQLQQHKKTKHVQKNLSQNRISK, from the coding sequence ATGTCATCTTACAATTCAGAAAAtcaatattctttattacaaaatgcatctttattattatcactatcacataaaaatgataaaggTAAAACTGATAAATCCAATACTgacaaaaattataaattaaacaTTACTAAGGAAAAGAGAAATGGTTCAATTCCAATAAATAGCGTTATTAATCATCCAATAGCACCAACGATTGCTAATGTTAATAATCCAATTGTTCCAATAGCAGCTAAGGATAATTTAATTGCAagtgaaaataaaaatttgatgatagaaaataaaagacaATTGGCTGCTGATGCTTTGGCTGCTGCTGCTATAATTCCATTGCCAGTAAAGTCAAAAAGAAAGACGCAATCtctatcaaaattaaaaatttcaaatatggTAGATAATGGAATGAAAATCAATGAAAGTACgagtaataatatatcgATAACACCCACAAATAATACTTCATGCTCTTTTTcagatataataaataaaaataatgataacaACACCAGTTCTGCTCATACTGCTTCCAACTCGTTATCCCCTACTAAcattttagaaataaaaaactcACCTCATAGCAGTCCCACTAATTTGACTAATAGGAACGATAGCGAAATGTTCATGTGGTCAGTACCAGATTCTTATCTTGTTGATGAGGACGATTTTGTTATAACTTGTATCTGTGAACTAGATATTGATGATGGAGATCTTATTAAATGTCAGCATTGTAATAGATTCCAACataaaaattgttacatTATTGGTCATATAAACCAAATTTCTAGTACAGGCATTTTGAATGATAACTCAGGTAAGTGTGAcaataaatcttcaaaaataattgaaacaGTACATTATTGTAATATTTGTAAGCCAAGAAGattaaatacaaaattagTTAAGgaaaaacaaattgatAGAATTAAACAATTAGCTTCTTACCCTTCCCCAAATGTAAATAATCCAACTATCAATAATAACCAAAAGAGAACAAGCAATGTTTCGGTTACTTCAATTGGATCATCCCAACACAATAATTACGTCtctgaaaataatagtgATGGGATAAAGTCCAGTTTACCATCTTCCTTGGGGTCATCTAGTTTGTTGTCTTTGAATAATGTCGATCAAAAGCATTCGAACTCTTATCACAATGatacaattaattttattaataaaaatctcACATCTATTTCCTCGGTTAATCTTGATACTCATCCgaataacaacaacaataccagcaattttaatatgcatcataatataaataacaTTCTTAATACTATAGACTCTACAGAAGCTACTAatcataattataatattaatacacCAAGAAGACAAATATTCAAAGACAAATATgttcaaaattttatattacaTCATAAAAACGACGATTGGGTCATTTCATACCCATCTAACATTTTTACCCCAATACCAATGGAAAGAAGGCCTTTATCAACAAGCTCTATATTTTCTTCCCCGATTTTAAATACTAACAGAAGCGCTAATAAcagtgatgatgatgatttaacAACGAATTCTTATAACAATACTAATATCGTTGCCAGTTCTAAATTGGGcgtatttttaaaaagtcCTTGTGGCGAAGGAGAATTTCTACAAGAAATTTTTGGTGAAAttgattttcaaaagaactatatttctaatcccaagaattattatagaATGTGGGCTGTTCCAAAAcctaaatatattttccatGACCATTGGCCCTTGTTTATAAATTGTAAAACAAATAACAATCTAACGAAGTTTATCAGAAGGAGTTGTAACCCAAATGTAACAATGTCCACTATTAGATTATCAAATATCCAAGCCAATGGTAGTATTAGCAGTCAAACTTCAAAATCAGttgatgaagaagttaAATTTGTTCTAAAATCGTTACGTCCAATTGATATTGACGAAGAGATTACGATTGGCTGGCAATGGGATTTAAGACATCCAATTTGGAAACTCATCAATAAAACCTGTACGTTCGAATCATTATCAcagattgaaaaatttaatttaattttatcaatcGATGCAATTCTGTCAAGTTATGAATGTGCATGTCAAAAGAATGATCCAAACTGTATGTTACTAACAGTTAAATCTTATTCAAATGGCTTACACTTAAAATCAAAGTCAACTTTTAAGGAGGTTCTGAATGAAAGACTCCAATTACAACAACATAAAAAAACCAAACATgtccaaaaaaatttaagcCAAAATAGAATATCTAAATAA